GGGCTTCCTCAGGCCTGCTGTCGGGGGCTCTGTCGGGGACCTCACTGAAGGCCCGGGGGCCCCCGGCCCGGTCACTCTGGTCCACGTACTTCTTCTTGGGGAAGGACGATGGGTAATAGGCCGAGGCCTTGTGCTTCTGCCGGGTGATGACTGCGGCACAGATGATGAACATCAGCAGAAAGGCCAGGGAGCCCACCACAGCAATCAGCATCACGTACTGGCGGAAGAAGTCCACGATCCCATCCAGGAAGTTGGTGGGGGGTGATGGGCCCCCCAGGGTTGTGGGCTGGGGCCCCATCGATGTGGGGCTGAGGGCCGGGGTCCAGGGTGGCTGGAGGCTCGGGGAGGAGGCCGACGAGCCCTCGGCCTCCCCACTACCTGCCACATCCTCCAGGAACGTGGCCTTCAGGGGCACAGAGCGGGCGTCGGTAGCAGGCACAGACCCCAGGAGCAGCAACAGAAGGATGAGGAGGCTGGGGGCTGCCGCTGAAACCATGGTGCCCCCAGGACCTGTGagacaggagggaggagagaagtcATGGTGGGACTCTAGAGTGTCAGGATTCAGAAACAGGCTCACCAGCCCCCAGGAGGAACAGGGAGCATGAAACACCTTCTAGCAAGTCCCTTCCATTCCCAGGGCCTGAGGCCCGCTGGTTCAGCTGTGGAGTACAGATGTGCTCCCCACTTCCCTGGAGGTCCCAGAGGTCAGGGGCTGAATCTTATTCATCTCGGCCTCCTCAGTGTTTGGCCCCATATCTGGTAttcagtaagtgctcaataaatgtaccCTGACTGACGTGGCTGAATTAATAATGATAACTTACACTTTCATGACTTTATGTGTCACCCACTGTTTTAAGTTTCTTACATGGAACTTCTCAATGAATCCTGATCACTGCCCAATGTGAGAAGTTCTATGATtaggcccattttgcagatgaaaaaacaGAGGCTGAGAGGGACGTGGTGACTCGCCAGGGAAGAGCTGGGTCTGGATCCAAGCAGAGAGGGAGAAATGATAGTAGGGCTGAGTAAGTGAGAAACCGATTGAGTGACTGAGGTTGCTGAGTGACACCTCACCCCCTACCCACAACTCTGGGACCCTTCCCTCCAGTCCCCAGCCTCTCTGTGGTCCCGTTCCCCTCAGGGTCTGGCCCCCATGCACTGGGTGGCCAAAGTGGCTCCACGCGGCCACAACCTGGTGGTTCAGGGGCTTTCTCAAACCTTCCGCCAGCCCAGCTCTACCTTATTCTGCAAAAGATTCCTAGCagggcgggcgcagtggctcacgcctgtaatcccagcactttgggaggccgaggtgggcagatcacttgaggtcagtagctcgagaccagcctggccaacatggtgaaaccccatctctactaaaaatacaaaaatcaggcaggcatggtgtcatgcccctgtaatcccacctacttaggaggctgaggcaggagaatcgcttgaacctgggaggcagaggttgcagtgagccgagatcgcaccactgcacactccagcctaggcgacagagcgagaacctatctcaagaaaaaaaaaaaaaaaaaaaaaaagattcgtaGGGTTTGAAGCGTCCAGGTCTCTGAGCTAGGCAGGGGTCATGGATGCCAGGGGCATGCATGGACAGCCCCCTGTGGCTGCCCTCACCCCCAGGCTCCAAGCAGGAGCCAGGATGGGCCCCGGGGTGGGGAAGTCCTGGTTCCCAAGAAAAGCTGAGCGGCAGATGCGCCCCACCCCCACTAGATGGGAACCAGATGAGCCGGGGGCCTCCCTGCCCTGATGGAAGGCTGCTCCCGGGTGAACCCCAAGACCCCACCTGGCCCAGACAGCCCGGCTGATGAATTAATTCCTCATAGCCAGAGTTGACAGAGGAGCTGAGTTTCAAAACACTGTCTCTCCCAGCCAATGTGAGCTGGGGGCTCCCAGCTGCTCAAACCCAGGGACAATTCACTGCACTGTCCTCTGAGAACCCCTGCCCGGCCCAGCAGAGGGCTCAGGTCCTGGAAGTGGGCTTGGGTCTAGAAGCTTCAACACAGAAAAGCCTTAGGATCTCCTGTCCTGAGGCCTGAGGGAACTGAGGTGGAGAGACAGGGGCCCAGAGAAGGCAAAGGGCaggcccagggccacacagcaagtTCCGGGCTGGAGGAGGAAGCCAGGCTCCCAAGGCCTCGGCTACGGTCACATCTCCAGCACCTGAGCCTCAGGGCCTGCTTGGTGAAGCAGAGGATGCTACCTTCCCCACAGGTACCGTGAGGATTCTGGAGGTGAGGTAGGAACCAGGTTGGGCCATTGAGGGGCTTGTTCCAGGTGACCTGAGGCTTCTCTGTGACACGGCTTTCATTGAAATGGATCgcatcagctgggtgcggtggctcatgcctgtaatcccagcactttgggaggccaaggtgggaggatcacctgagctcaggagttcaaggccagcctggtc
The Gorilla gorilla gorilla isolate KB3781 chromosome 10, NHGRI_mGorGor1-v2.1_pri, whole genome shotgun sequence genome window above contains:
- the TMEM119 gene encoding transmembrane protein 119; protein product: MVSAAAPSLLILLLLLLGSVPATDARSVPLKATFLEDVAGSGEAEGSSASSPSLQPPWTPALSPTSMGPQPTTLGGPSPPTNFLDGIVDFFRQYVMLIAVVGSLAFLLMFIICAAVITRQKHKASAYYPSSFPKKKYVDQSDRAGGPRAFSEVPDRAPDSRPEEALDSSRQLQADILAATQNLKSPTRAALGGGDGARMVEGRGAEEEEKGSQEGDQEVQGHGVPVETPEAQEEPCSGVLEGAVVAGEGQGELEGSLLLAQEAQGPVGPPESPCACSSVHPGV